The following is a genomic window from Thunnus maccoyii chromosome 13, fThuMac1.1, whole genome shotgun sequence.
CCTGAACACTGTGAGAGATTAGTTTCTTCACACAGGAAGCATCTTGAAGCTGTCATTGCAAACAAAGGTTTCTCCACCAAGTATCAACCACATCTCACTTACTTTTTTCTTGTGTCCTTcaaattcaatcaatcaatcaatcaatcaatttttatttatatagcgccatatcacaacagaagtcatctcaaggcacttttcacatagagcaggtcaagaccgtactctttaatttacagagacccaacaattcccccatgagcagcacttggcgacagcggtaaggaaaaactcccctttaacgggtagaaacctcaagcagacctcggctcttggtgggcggccatctgctttgaccggttgggttgagagagagaaagaaagagggaaagggggaggggggacagaagaaaaacaatcacaacaacaacaacaacaacaacaacaagcacaagcagcaacagccagggaaggatgccatcaggactgtgaaggaccacgaaggttcggcccgggactcaggttttcctgtgagatgagaaagcacaaaaaactccggggaaaTTCAATGCccataattattttattgattggAATGTTATGGTTTCTTTAGCTGTGGTCTGAATTTCATATGAATATCTGTACTGGAAATACATTTCCTGAGTGCATCATGTTCTTTTAAAGGCAAAATTGAGTTTAATACACTTCTACACTTGATTAATGATCATTAaagtatcaataaaataatacagtaatttCTCCAACAGCACACTTCTGATATTTTTTCCACCACaatgtgtttaatgttaaaGTTTCAGTCGTGGTTGAAGGTTTGGTGACCTGGTGTTACTATGGTACATATGAAGGACAGAAGATGTTGTTTGGAGGATGATagttcttgtcaacaaatcttcatgtttggatccaaaccaacaatgaactgatctactgacaagtattgtgtgtgtatcaaagctgatatatctgattccaacctcttgactttatactacATTGTTagtttctcaaagaacttcagtacaaagtgcTGATAATTCTtaataatacttttacttattattatttgacagattaatcaataatgtaattaatggttagttgcagctttcGGTTTCCAAACAGCAGCAAAGATGATGGAGCTGTTTCACCTCACTGTGTTTCTAAAAGGGAGGGTTTTTATTGGTTCTTTATCTAAAGTAAACACAGTATCTCTTTTACCTCTGGTGACCTTCGACCTCTGTTCTAGTATCTTTCAGCCCtgatggagctgcagctgatCCAGATGTCAGATAATTGAGGCGGAGTGTAAACATCAGCTGTGAGTGTCTCTGAGTAAATATTAGGACAGATTACAGAACAGGTTTACAGTCTGACTCTCAGCTGCAGGAGTtcacatgtttgtttggtttcaaACACGACTCGGACCTTCGTTAGTTATTTAATCTTCAGACAGAAACTGATGGTCTGTTACTGCTGAGCGAGGCTGAACTACcgacaaacaaaacaggaacacaAAAAACCACTAATTCAACTTGTAACACTGAGCAACAAGGATCCAACGATCTCTCTTCACATCACAAACTCTTTGTTGATATCCGGTTTCATCCTGATGAAGGTCACCTGTTCACGAGGAGCTGAATGTCTCTGAGATTTCGTCACCGAGCCTCCACAGTGACACtactgccccccccccactaTCAGGACCAtgcagagacctttagaggggcagGTGCTCCAAGTTAAAGAGGGGCACATGGAACAAGACTTTTATAGCAACTCTTATTCAAACAGAATATAACAGAATCTTACAACAAATCACATCATATTATATGATTTTCCCCACATGCTGTAATGGGGGTGGGGGACAATGACGATGACTATGACTATGATTCTCTCtcgtttgtgtctgtgtgtgtgttctgttggCAGTATCTTGTTCTTTTAGTAAACAAGCCTGACTTCATTTTAGAATCAATTAAACCCTTCCATGCATggtggtcactacagtggacagctgttcaaaagccgttttcttaTTTATATGCATGGGGTTTtgatggtatagttgcacatcagtggactctagtgtgtcaaCCCATACGCTGCCATCCACTGGTCAGTCCTTGTAAGTGCAGCACAAATTGCCGGCCGGAAATGCTCAACAGCTCAGGAACATCTTGTTAATCCTTCTATAGTAATAGACCCTCGCAGgtaaatgaaatttaataataatttagtaatacaattgttaaaatttccaagtattgattttatgatgggagaaaatgacatttgatcatctgtccactaagttggacaaactccttgaaaaatacgttcaaatatttttttttatgtctaaagaggaataaaaacactcacaccTACAATTATAGGATGGCCAATGGAATATTTAACTTACAGATTCACatgtaaaacagcagttttcttTAAGATTTGGACACCCTTCTTCTGGTGAAAGACTCACAACTATTGTCTTAAAGAGAACGATCGATTGCAATACAGTTAATTGGCAATTCAGGTCATAAGGTCAGATTTCTATTTGCTTGGTGATCAAATGTCaggtatttattattattattattatcattttgtcTTACTAAAGTTGTTGGGAATTTTAAGTACTTTAATTTGTAATTCTCTCAAGACTGTTAGTTGTGATGGATTGAGCgtgtatatgtttatatgtttactGTATGCCTGTACAACTGCGTGCAATTATTTTTCCGAGTAGGTGGTGAGCTATGTATATATCTCATGTCAAAGATTTCAGTAAGATGTGTAACTTTTGTGGCCATTGtttgtagtgtttgtttttgtatgtttatgaaaaaaatcctgactgaggttcATCCTgcatcataattcatgcatgaaaggaaTAAAGTCACAGCAGTCACACTCAACGGTCTCATCTCAGATGTTCCTGTGTAACCCCAACACCCCCAACATGAAATCATTGTCTGTCATCAGCAATAACAGACACACGTAGCAATCCGAACATTCacttaacaaaaacaaagagcagaaaCATTCATAAACCGAATGTGACGACACATCAGACTGTGCAGATCAGCCATGGTACTAAAAACAATAGTGATACATTTCTACCTCATAACCATCACTTCGTAGTATGTTGAGCATCACCGGCGTGACGTAAGGCTCACATGTTCTACCTGACGGGGAACATAGTACAGTTGCTGTGCTGTTGAGGGGGTTGCTGGGGAGGGTTAGGGTGCATGTCACCTCGCTTCCCTCACTCCCGTCTCTTCACGAGGACGGAGGAAGTTAATTCACCAAACGAGACGTCCTCGCCCTGCAGTCTGTGGTCCTCAATCACTCCAGCGTCACTCTGAGACGACAAGTACTCATGACACACGTCACCctaaatgtcaaatatgtagAAGTCAGCTCTAAATGTGTAGAAACttattaagtaacagtttaacgagagcccagtatttgtatttgtatcattggacgtctggatcttaagttatcagagaaataaactggacaaacgttagcagcagctcggctaacagcccctccaggaagtccggtggtcaccgaacatcgtcggagaaacactgattgtttaggtgaaacagctttaattagtatttttaacaattttaatctCTTGTAATCTCTtgtaatcctatcccggtgaagctggttatttaacaacgaagacaacaactcccatgatcccttgctacttcacaccgtcatcacacgcctagcggctgaaatgacatattgtgtgtttaactgAACTATTTTGCCTGTTGTAGAATATaaatagagctggaaatgtgcagcgTGTGTCTCCTTTGAATAGCCGGAGGAGCAGCGAGTTCACTGACTGTAACGATGAGCATCATATTAACATCGACAGAAACATGAGAAAGAAAGACGGCAGGTGTTGTTGGAACGTTCAGGATAAAGTTTAAtctctttaaaatgttcagaaatgtaaaacaaagtttctttgtgtccttttggggttttttttttttttttttataaagtcaCCAGGTGACGTGAGCTCAGTATCGCTTGTCTTCAGGCGGCGTGGCCACCGTCACCTCTTTGGTCCCAAAGTCCCAGAAGGCCGTCATGTGGAAGGCCATGTTGGAGAAAACCACCAGGTACTCGAAGAAGGCGAACAGCGTGTAGACTGCGGGAGGGACAGCAGAGAGACACTCAGCACGGTGACGGCTTTCAAACAGCTTTCAAACACACGGCGGGACAAACACTTACTTCCTGTTTCACAGAAGTTGTTGTGGCGTCTGAAGAAGTACGCGGCAGCCAGACAACAGCTGACGTTAAACAGGAAGAGACGCAGCTTCCAGCGgtatgatgtcacttcctgagacagacagatggagagagagagagagagagagaggggaaataatgttttcatctgtttcacatcTGGACACACGTTCAGGTTTCATCAGGACCCTCATCCACATGGACTAGAACAAACAAAACCTTCTCCAGCACCCCCAAATCCTCCTTGGACCTCTAAAGGACCCTTAAATGTAGTCAAGCAGTCCTTGAAACCCCACAAAGACCACTAGTGTCTGCATAACAACCACTGTACACCCCCTCAGGCACCCATGGGACACCTTGAAGAAGCAGCACAAACTCCAGGACCCTAAAACCTCCTGTGAGCCTCCAAAAGAACATCTTAAAGGTCCCTTAAAAAACCTCCACATAACACTCCTGCAACCTCCTCAAGGACCATGTGATCACACAAGACCTCTTCAAGGACCCCTCAGAGATCCTTGAATGTCCTCAAGCACTCCTTGAAACTCTTTAAGCACCACAAACTCTCCTGAGAACCTGAATCTGGATGCAATAAAACCTGCTATCAGCTCTGCGGCGAGTTATTTGTGtctatttcagatgttttatgagacattttgtttatttgtttatttgtttatttatagaaTGATTTTCTGGTAAATGACAGGAACGACTCATCAGGAGATGAAGGGTTTTCTTTACCTCGGGGTTCACGGAGTGTCTCTTGATCACATGCCACAGCTTGCAcgtactgagcatgtgcagcaGCGAGCTCGCCATGAAGACGATGAAACCGTTTTTATGAACACCTGCGGACACAAACAGACGCATCGGAGTCAATATTCATCATCAACAGACGCTAGATTCCCTGgagtcaacaacaacaacaaaataaacacatccgctcagcagcagcagctgtgttgtGACTCACTGTATGTCTCGTTGGACGACACGtatgtgagcagcagcagtcccGTGTTCTCGGCGAGGCTGCAGAGCAGCGTCAGTCCGCTCAGCAGCAGCTCCGGCAGCTTGGAGGCGAAGCGGCCGCGGTAGAAGTTGAAGTAGGCGGCGGACAGCAGGTAGCGCGGCGCCGAGTGAAGCCCGATGCAGCAGCGCCAGATGTAACGCTCCGGCACGCGGCTGATGGCGGCGCTGATGGACGGGAGGTAGTTGGACACCTGGAACGGACGATCATCcgttaatctgttaattatcTGACACCTTAACGACTAAAGAAACCTgaagatattcacatttaagaagctggaagcagaaaatctttgctttaaaaatgtcacatgtgatgataaactgaatatctgaggTTTGGAACCGTTGatgagacatttaaagacatcaaaCGAACATTTCATGTCGTTTACAGAACAAACGATTCATCaataaaataacagacagaTGAATTAATGATGTTTTGGTCCTAAATGATGTAAACGTCGgtcagctgacagcagcaggaaacagaacGGCTGGTTTCCTGTTTCTGAACACACAAACCGTCTCTGACTATCTGCAGAACTATAATATTATGGGATGTAGTTGCAGGGAAAGTCGTGAGTGTTTCAGCTGTTTGTTCACGTGTTACATGGATGGATTGATTTACTGAAGAggaacagtgtttttatttttaacccttttttatacttgtgtactttttcCCGCCTCAGCAGCGTCTCGTTAGCACATCTGGTTGTTTCTTGACTATAAAAGTGTTGGATGTCCCAAAACTTTCTGAGAATAAATcagaaataattatttttgctcATCTAAAGCAGTAGTCCCCCAACCCCGacgttttatttattatctaagTCTGAacgatgttttattttgaaaaataaccAAATTCTCAAACCAGGTGGATCCAGCGTGTCTATGTAAATGACGGCGGCCTTACAGGTACGTTGGAGACAACGACGCTGCCCGAGATCACAACAGCACTCAAAACCCTGTCGCCATTTCACGACATCCTGTCTGTGTGAAGCGCCGTTTTCTGCAGGAGCAGACCGGACGTAAGCGACACACTTCGGGCGTCATCGTCTCCCTACATCCTCgctgcagagaaacaagctcAGAGCTCCCGCTGagttgtatttttcatgcactttatatttgtttttctggtgtATCTTATTTTGAAGGCATGTTTAAACGTTACTATAGTGACCAGAGTGTGTTAGGGGGCAGAGAGGATGTTGTTGGCGCAATGTTATACTAATAAAGTTGCACACAAGTTCACAGTGGATTcaggtttattattatatttagaaaATACCACAGTATTTATACCGGTCGtatcattttagtttgttgtatttatcTGCAGCACCTCCGTGAAAATATTGTCTGACATTAAACCGGTCTGCGGTGCAAAAAAGGTTGGGGACCTCTGACCTAAAGTCCACACCAATGTTACAGAAACATCAGAGCTCTGCAGCCAGAAACCTGCCGGAGATTTCTGACAGTGACTCACGTTTGAAAATTACAAAAGTCAATCAGTCGTGTTTTTATCAGCTGAAGGTTGAACCTGCTTTACATCATCTCTGCTGGATTATTGTATTCTTTATCTTTAGACTTTAAACTAATACAAGACAAGACGGATCTTTAAAAAaggtctttgttttgttgatagcactgttttatttccaacaCGTCTTATCTGTTTTATTACTGTTGTATTAAAGTCTTATATTAGGTGTATTTTATtctgctttatttcattttaactgtCAGATTTTGCTGTTTAATTGTaaaacttaaatgttttaaccatgtaaagcactttgtaactgtgttttgaaaagtgttgtatcaataaagtttattattataaatatgattcataaaaatgaagaataaaaccagacttttcctttaaatctAATCTGACGTCCTGGTTTCCGTGTGACGACTTACGcgacagtgtgtgtatgttgagtCCTCAAAGTGGTACATGAGCGCCAGGGAGAGGCAGGCGATGAGGCCGGTCAGAGGCAGCAGCACCGTCGCCACGGCGAAGCTGGTGAAAGGCAACCGGATGAGGGGCCGGTCCCGGTCCAGGCTGCCGTACGGCCCCTGGAGCATCCTGGACAAACACACGTTGGATCAGCACACAAATACCTGACGACGTTTAAATGATTGATTCATACTTAATAAACAGAACTCATCCTGAATCACATGATCACTGTTTTCACCCCTAAATGTTAATCTGTCATAcataaagtacataagtattatgagcttgatgtagttaaagtattgcagtaaaagtacataagtattatgagcttgatgtagttaaagtattgcagtaaaagtacatcagtattatgagcttgatgtagttaaagtattgcagtaaaagtacataagtattatgagcttgatgtagttaaagtattgcagtaaaagtagtggtttggtccctctgactgatatattattatatatgacatcattagattattaatagtgaagcatcagtgttagagcagcatgttactgttgtagctgctggaggtggagctagtttacactactttatatacagttagctagtttagtccagtggttcccaacctaggggtcgggcccctccaaagggtcagcagataaatctgaggggtggtgagatgattaatgggagaggaaagaagaaaaaacaaagttctgatacacaaatctgttttcagtttttggactttttctctaatctttgatttttgctgaaatattggatcatttgaacatttattgaaatgaaagcatgtgagaagtttagagggaaaaatcactatttggtggagctgttaacaactcatagacatgtgaaatgtgaccccgactacacactgctttttgtaagacgtcaaaagacaaaaaggttggaaaccactggtttcatctttaacaatgtgttgtattttaaaagcttgttatattatccattgtgtcaaatcttcatctgaaaagtaactaaagctgtcaaataaatgtagtggagtagaaagtacaatatttccctctgaaatgtagaaagtagcatcacatggaaatactcaagtaaagtacaagtacactGTGTTTCTTGTCATTTGGGACATCAGACGGTTATATTTATAACaaatacacatgtaaacatataaatgattctGTGATCAACACAGAACCTTCTGTTTGGGTAGATTATATGAAAGCCGAACTGTAGATCAGtaaaaaagactttttgtcGTTAAAAACCAGCGTTCATCTCTGACATTCAGCGAGGAAACTTTTACAATGACCTGAATAATAAACGGACTTTGGCAGCCGCACTTCCTGGACGCTGTTTCTGACCGTTAGCTCTGGACCGGGTGCAGATGTGTCCGGTTACACCGTGAAACACTCACCTGTACGGTTCTCCAGGCTGGCCCGGTCAGCTGCTCCGCTTCTCACACATTAATGAGACATTTAAGCAGCTTTAGCTTCAGTTTAATCCTGTTAGCTCAGGTTAGCCGCTGTAGCTAAAGTTAACGTTAGCATAGCGCAGACCAGTTACGTCGGAACTTAAAGTCTGATTTAACGtgaaatgtagttttaaatgtGATAAACGGTTTGTTGGCCAAATCTCTAACTTCTCTACAGCTGCTCTGATCAGTTTAATGTCGCTGTCATACTTCATATATCGATCTTTTCTGTTACTTTATGATTCTCTGCCCGACTCGGAGACGCACTTTGCTCTACGTCAAGCTAGCTACAATTCAGTAAACAACTTCCGGTCATCTTATTTACTACTTCCGCTTTGGTAAAACAAGAATTCAGGTGTTTTTTACTTACAAACTGTGTCTTAAActaacagtcaggtgtccatatgagcagtgaaagaggttttcctcgctgtaatcattcctcctgttcatactggatattaaaagatccttcaaatgtgctttcaatggaagtgatggaggataaaatccacagtgtgtccacacagtcatttaaaagtctgtgtgaagcttctattcagcttcatcagtctgagttagtcatatcaagtggatatctgacacatttacagtctttttagcatcagattccctctttgtgtttcctcggacagtgtttccctgttgagctacaggtggaagtatagtaacaaaaagagggactttggcactaaaaagactgtaacgttgaaagatatctacttgatttgactcatttggacgctgaagcttcatattagcttcagataaacttttaaatacatttttgcacagaaggaggactgtggattttgtccccatcacttccattgtaaggtcattatgaagggatcttatagtggtcagtatgaacaggaggaatgattacagcaagaaaaacaggttcaATGTTcgtttgggctcctgactgttggtttaagacacacttgaaaaactgaatcCGTCCTTTAAGTAGAATTAGCAAAAACCTGGCTGTAAACAATaacatttaagtaaaagtattattaAGAATCATCAGCAATTTGTCCTGAAGTTCTTTAAGAATTTAACAATGTaatataaagtcaagaggttgtgatatgtacaCAGTAAAAGTTACTGGGTTAAATGTTACCCAGTTCGGGTGAATAAAGCAGCGACACAATACTGAGTTACTGTTACAGAAAACCTCTCGAGACAAGAGGCTGTTTGATACGGAGCCTCTAAAGTCCTGAAAGATGATAATTAACTATGAATTCATGTTTCATGAATTACaacctttattaatgacttataatatttaataactGCAGGCCTGATGACTGAGTGAATGAGACTCATCAAGCAATTTACTATTTACACCTAAGAACTTATCACTGAATCTTTTTTTGGGTGAAACTAGAAGACAAAAAGGTGAAATAACACATTGAATGTTTCAGTAGGATGAAGTAAAACATGTAATAGTTCCAGTTTAGTATCAACACAACAACTAAATGCTGAGACTGTATTCATATTGgaggttttgtgtttgtccctgAACAAACGACCAAATAGACCGTTATAAATCGTCATCATAAACGATTATGAATAATCAGTAAAGAGTTCGATGCTTCACATTTTCTAAGTCATCAGGTCAGCAGTTATGTTCAAgtctttaatgaaaataatgaaagtcTGCAGTCCAAATGTTAGTACATTGttaattatgataataattGTTCATTACTtcttgttgacaagaagaaaaatatataaaatcaccAGAATATTATCCTCCAAACAACGTCTTCTGTCATTTATATGGGGCGTTGTAGTATTAAACCACctgctgttaccatggtaacaaaAAGTCACCAAACCTTCAACCAGGActgagagcacattttggcacttttggGGTTAATTCACCAGACCTGAcatgcgtgccaaatttggtgagtttttgagcatgtttagggggtcaaatttaagTTTGAAGtggtgtaataataaagaaagaaacaatagggtcctcgcccaaaaggcagaggacccTATTGTTcacagtagtcctctgccttttgggctcagTCCCTAATAATTGTTAATTACTTCTtattgacaagaagaaaaatatagaaaatcaccagattTATTATCCTCCACACAACAGGTAGTTCACCGTAGTATTAAACCACctgctgttaccatggtaacaacAAGTCACCAAACCTTCAACCAGGACTGAAACTTTAACATTAAGCACattgtggagggaaaaaatgaTATTAGAAGGGTGCTGTTGGAGA
Proteins encoded in this region:
- the pgap2 gene encoding post-GPI attachment to proteins factor 2; protein product: MLQGPYGSLDRDRPLIRLPFTSFAVATVLLPLTGLIACLSLALMYHFEDSTYTHCRVSNYLPSISAAISRVPERYIWRCCIGLHSAPRYLLSAAYFNFYRGRFASKLPELLLSGLTLLCSLAENTGLLLLTYVSSNETYSVHKNGFIVFMASSLLHMLSTCKLWHVIKRHSVNPEEVTSYRWKLRLFLFNVSCCLAAAYFFRRHNNFCETGIYTLFAFFEYLVVFSNMAFHMTAFWDFGTKEVTVATPPEDKRY